A portion of the Hylaeus volcanicus isolate JK05 unplaced genomic scaffold, UHH_iyHylVolc1.0_haploid 12237, whole genome shotgun sequence genome contains these proteins:
- the LOC128883869 gene encoding staphylococcal nuclease domain-containing protein 1-like isoform X1, whose product MKWLYGTVAQVLSGDTILLVGTPKMGPPPERLVTISLIVAPKVANKTKTYENPDQPFGYHSREFLRKLLIGKSVKYAIHGIINGKEYARILLDNDRDIGTIMVEAGMAKIGYFQKKTENPSDEQYYNSLVAAEEKAKENSRGLWTKDMNERLTAVRVINWLFLNPPNTKTFAEKYLHEILPAIVEVVRTSGSYRVYFPENTTYISLSLSGYNPNGFKINNNETGEQAIQWEPFGLEGKYFASQRILNHDLHVRIEGCDDFGNVYGTFIHPNGNLTSLLLRNGFGRVNERTVSLTENGSELREAQHSAQTNRLRIWQDFDFCQTSVAGKKEYFARVIEVISGDCILAADLHDFTLGITPGVRLYLASIRCPRLGNRNRDEEPWSFEAKEFVRRRLIGKRVKILVEYIKKITSTPGETRNFPIPSDNSNQMHFVSILLDNEKTNLSEQLVFKGLATVLPDYGDSIASNYDILKKKQEEAKEKKLGMYSTDKPAKRRVNDISGSSNAHIAKHFQGSFKRMGSVSGIIEYVMSATRYKIFIPSESVIITFLLAGVRAPIENKNDALKGITELGIAQESHQYAIHQYLQRPVEISIQSCGRGGAFVGLAWYAKEAIAVDLVRQGYSTIFGRVPSVIQNQLEEAQRAAMGQSLGVWSGDVDVEDILDCDNDSDTQNKSLLNKNLIPDYLRDPCLVSIIYASNINDFYVQKLDSKQVETFHSELAEYISRKQGGTRKISWAALQKGSVVLCQFSEDKQWYRAIIKKLYPKTQEAEVFYNDYGNSEKVHISSMEACPTKWLPSAVPWLAFHCSLAGLAPPLDFEEEGVAAFHKLIDKQVFLCDFQNYSPSLQIYFVELYKQPDVEKNLSSNSNVDTQSQYSVSTYLLENGYALLDNTNKELLPIEFLNAENKARSARLNVWQYGDVVESL is encoded by the exons ATGAAGTGGCTTTATGGGACAGTTGCTCAAGTTCTTTCCGGAGACACAATTTTACTCGTTGGTACTCCAAAAA TGGGACCTCCTCCAGAAAGGCTAgttacaatttctttaattgttGCACCAAAAGTtgctaataaaacgaaaacatATGAAAACCCTGACCAG CCGTTTGGATATCACTCTAGAGAATTTCTTCGTAAACTTCttattggaaaaagtgttAAATACGCGATTCACGGGATCATTAATGGAAAAGAATACGCTAGAATTTTACTTGACAATGATCGAGATATTGGAACGATCATGGTGGAAGCAGGAATGGCTAAAATtggttattttcaaaaaaaaacagaaaatccTAGTGATGAGCAATACTATAATAGCTTGGTAGCGGCTGAAGAAAAAGCTAAAGAAAATAGTCGTGGTCTCTGGACTAAAGATATGAATGAAAGACTGACAGCAGTTCGAGTCATTAACTGGTTGTTCCTCAACCCACCTAACACCAAAACAtttgcagaaaaatatttacatgaaatCTTACCCGCTATTGTTGAGGTCGTAAGAACGTCTGGAAGTTATCGCGTGTATTTCCCGGAAAACACTACCTATATATCCCTTTCCTTGTCTGGTTATAATCCGAACGGATTCAAAATCAACAATAATGAAACAGGGGAACAAGCCATTCAATGGGAACCATTTGGACttgaaggaaaatatttcgcTTCACAACGTATTTTGAATCATGATTTGCATGTACGCATTGAAGGTTGTGATGATTTTGGAAATGTTTACGGTACATTTATTCATCCTAATGGCAATCTTACTTCACTACTACTACGTAATGGGTTTGGAAGAGTGAATGAACGAACCGTCTCTTTAACTGAAAATGGCTCCGAATTACGAGAAGCGCAGCATAGCGCACAAACAAATCGATTGAGAATATGGCAAGATTTCGATTTTTGTCAAACAAGCGTCgctggaaaaaaagaatattttgctCGTGTTATTGAAGTCATTTCTGGAGACTGTATTCTTGCTGCCGATCTTCATGATTTCACGTTGGGCATCACCCCGGGTGTTCGATTATATTTAGCCTCTATTCG GTGTCCTCGCCTTGGTAATCGCAATCGAGATGAAGAACCTTGGAGTTTTGAGGCGAAAGAATTTGTACGAAGGAGGCTTATAGGAAAACGCGTCAAAATTTTggttgaatatattaaaaagataACGTCCACACCAGGAGAAACGCGAAATTTTCCTATACCTTCCGATAACTCAA ACCAAATGCATTTTGTATCGATTCTTCTGGataatgaaaaaacaaatttatcagAACAACTTGTTTTCAAAGGGCTTGCTACAGTTCTTCCCGATTATGGGGACTCTATTGCGAGTAATTATGacatcttaaaaaaaaaacaggaagaggctaaagagaaaaaattggGAATGTATAG CACTGACAAACCAGCAAAACGTCGAGTCAATGATATCTCGGGTTCGTCCAACGCACATATCGCAAAACATTTTCAGGGATCCTTTAAACGAATGGGATCTGTTTCAGGAATTATTGAATACGTTATGAGCGCTACACGTTACAAAATCTTTATACCTTCTGAATCGGTTATTATCACCTTTTTATTAGCTGGCGTTCGCGCCCctatcgaaaacaaaaatgatgcTTTGAAAGGCATAACGGAATTGGGAATAGCACAAGAATCTCATCAATATGCAATTCATCAGTATTTGCAGCGACccgttgaaatttcaattcaaagtTGTGGACGAGGAGGAGCTTTTGTGGGACTGGCGTGGTATGCAAAGGAAGCTATAGCGGTTGATTTAGTACGTCAAGGTTACTCTACAATTTTCGGCCGTGTTCCATCGGTAATACAAAACCAACTAGAGGAGGCCCAAAGAGCAGCCATGGGACAAAGTTTAGGTGTATGGAGTGGTGACGTCGATGTGGAGGATATTTTAGATTGTGACAACGATTCAGACACACAAAACAAATctttacttaataaaaatttaattccagaTTATTTACGTGATCCATGTTTAGTTTCCATTATTTACGCTAGCAATATCAACGATTTTTATGTTCAAAAACTGGACAGTAAACAAGTAgaaacatttcattcagaaTTAGCGGAATATATATCAAGGAAACAAGGAGGAACAAGGAAGATTAGTTGGGCAGCGTTACAGAAAGGAAGTGTCGTTTTATGTCAATTCTCTGAAGACAAACAG TGGTATCGAgctatcattaaaaaattgtatcctAAAACACAAGAAGCCGAGGTTTTTTATAATGATTATGGAAATTCCGAAAAAGTTCACATTTCTTCTATGGAAGCATGTCCTACTAAATGGTTGCCTTCTGCAGTGCCTTGGTTGGCCTTTCACTGTAGTTTAGCAG GCCTTGCACCACCTCTTGATTTTGAAGAGGAAGGTGTTGCAGCTTTCCATAAATTAATAGACAAGCAAGTGTTTCTATGTgatttccaaaattattctCCGAgtctacaaatttattttgttgagCTCTACAAACAACCAGATgtggaaaaaaatttgtcttccAACTCAAATGTTGACACACAATCGCAATATTCTGTATCTACTTACCTCTTAGAAAATGGTTACGCTCTATTGGATAATACCAATAAGGAGTTATTGCCAATCGAGTTTCTCAATGCTGAAAACAAGGCACGTTCGGCACGATTAAATGTGTGGCAGTATGGCGATGTTGTTGAATCACTATGA
- the LOC128883877 gene encoding uncharacterized protein LOC128883877 isoform X1, which translates to MTKIHFFFVIFFSVFSLCTIHISAVSLNLLRWPWTKHKLQLEDDALSTENFGERIPDDDDNVADDDDDLDFPINQHQSSRTPLNIRENTYNLQNYPEHSNTIAPHPFLDYLPHESTSDFNPEEVKRENGLLRRMISSNVPQSIPPSPPQPIYIPYAIPSPSAPPCGSCGSPVTVVSLSSNGDTKLASSKCKCCCDTNETKPKYTSSDDKTAEDIETIQNNEGEEDKQDQEHVSKDTSKKEKTENDEEEDLNENEDMSDLSVDDEDVDTSD; encoded by the exons atgacaaaaatacattttttttttgtaatttttttttcagttttttcttTGTGTACAATACATATATCAGCTGTATCGTTAAATTTGCTTCGTTGGCCTTGGACAAAACATAA GCTACAATTAGAAGATGACGCTCTCTCTACTGAAAATTTTGGAGAACGTATTCCGGATGATGACGATAATGTTGCTGATGATGATGACGATCTTGATTTTCCCATTAATCAGCATCAATCAAGTAGGACGCCACT taatattcGGGAAAATACTTACAACTTGCAAAATTACCCGGAACACTCAAATACGATAGCACCACACCCA TTTCTTGATTATTTGCCTCATGAATCAACCAGTGACTTTAATCCAGAAGAAGTGAAAAGGGAGAACGGTTTGCTACGTCGAATGATATCTTCAAACGTGCCTCAATCGATTCCTCCCTCTCCACCGCAACCTATTTATATTCCTTATGCAATACCTTCTCCTAGTGCACCACCATGTGGCTCATGCGGATCTCCAGTAACAGTGGTGTCTTTATCCTCAAATG GTGACACAAAATTAGCCTCctctaaatgtaaatgttgtTGCGATACGAACGAGACTAAGCCAAAATATACTTCAAGTGATGATAAGACAGCTGAAGATATAGAGActattcaaaataatgaaGGTGAAGAGGATAAACAGGATCAGGAACATGTATCCAAAGATAcatcaaaaaaagaaaagaccgAAAATGATGAAGAAGAGGATTTGAACGAAAATGAGGACATGTCTGATTTGTCAGTTGATGATGAGGATGTTGACACGTCTGATTGA
- the LOC128883876 gene encoding FACT complex subunit SSRP1-like — MKSNVETNTGCLTYNNIRSNGLGDLGQFRTVGEKFGWRLRKPVAGVDASSRPTTQLDGRQVASVHWICLASREYGLKIVMKNLDKFYFSGFKITDYEPLKTHIQKYWSCTLEKGKWCSTGWHWGTHTIDKNSFTFQVNDCDAFDIPRDRISHVSVAKGNVSMLIEGDADRAEAEDQLLEIRLYTPPSLSGKEEDLESHNEALLSLPRTKSRSTLEPLCVFSDVKFLVPAGRFDLHIIKTMIKLHGKSNDFKIMYENIIEMYLLHGGSSPHVTLLLRLASPLRKGHTPYYNAVLQFDERKEIEIVLGGGEEEISNLKNSFKSSHVACDIKQNMSDHIYKIASCLLVALLKKDIITSETFKSFSGHPCFRCSYKAESGSFYPLEETFIFIHKPILILKYVDITSITLGRTVGAQTKLFEFDVHMKGGQTHSFSSVDRQESGPLLDFLKKKETITIQSSELGKAYERSETFLNEQLSEDDDSEDADQASSESGESKDDDEEDDNETNEVDSNESSLPDASVTREKKESRKKHLSSTTSKISMKTSKS, encoded by the exons atgaaatcgaatgTTGAAACTAATACTGGATGTTTaacatacaataatattagGAGTAATGGTCTAGGCGATTTA GGACAATTTCGTACAGTTGGTGAAAAATTCGGATGGCGTTTACGAAAACCTGTTGCTGGCGTAGACGCATCTTCTCGACCTACCACGCAGCTTGATGGTCGACAGGTAGCATCAGTTCATTGGATATGCTTAGCAAGTCGGGAATATGGTTTAAAAATAGTTATGAAGAATTTggataaattttacttttctggGTTCAAAATCACC gATTATGAACCTTTGAAAACCCACATACAAAAGTATTGGTCGTGTACtttagaaaaaggaaaatggtGTTCTACTGGATGGCATTGGGGAACGCATACAATTGATA aaaattcgtTTACATTTCAAGTAAATGATTGTGATGCGTTTGATATTCCCCGAGATCGAATAAGTCAT GTTTCTGTTGCTAAAGGAAACGTGTCTATGCTTATAGAAGGTGATGCTGACAG AGCTGAAGCTGAGGATCAATTACTTGAGATAAGACTTTATACACCTCCAAGTTTAAGTGGAAAAGAAGAGGATTTGGAGTCACATAACGag GCGTTATTATCTCTTCCTAGAACGAAATCTCGCTCTACCCTAGAACCCTTGTGTGTCTTTTCTGATGTTAAATTTTTGGTACCGGCGGGCCGCTTTGATCTTCAT ATAATCAAAACAATGATAAAACTACACGGAAAATctaatgattttaaaattatgtatgaAAACATTATAGA aatgtatttattacatgGAGGCTCATCTCCTCATGTCACGCTTTTATTGCGCCTAGCATCTCCACTTCGCAAGGGACACACACCTTATTATAATGCGGTTCTTCAATTtgatgaaagaaaagaaattgaaatcgttttGGGTGGGGGAGAGgaagaaatatcgaatttaaaaaattcttttaaaagttCTCATGTGGCATGTGACATAAAGCAAAATATGTCGG atcatatatataaaattgctTCATGTTTACTGGTTGCCCTTCTTAAGAAGGATATTATAACTTCAGAAACATTCAAATCCTTTTCTGGGCACCCTTGCTTCCGGTGTAGTTATAAAGCAGAAAGCGGTAGCTTTTATCCATTggaagaaacatttattttcattcataaaccGATACTTATCCTAAA GTATGTAGATATTACGTCAATAACGCTTGGGCGAACTGTTGGTGCCCAAACGAAGCTTTTTGAATTTGACGTTCATATGAAGGGTGGTCAAACACATTCTTTTAGTTCCGTTGATCGACAAGAATCTGGT CCCTTACtggattttttgaaaaaaaaggaaactatAACCATTCAATCTTCTGAACTTGGC AAAGCGTACGAAAGatctgaaacatttttgaatgAACAGCTTTCTGAAGACGATGATAGTGAAGACGCAGATCAAGCTAGCTCTG aaAGCGGTGAGTCGaaggacgacgacgaggaagaTGATAATGAGACGAATGAAGTGGATTCAAATGAATCGTCACTACCGGACGCTTCAGTgacaagagaaaaaaaagaatctcgaaagaaacatttgtcATCAACGACGTCTAAAATTTCCatg aAAACATCGAAAAGTTAA
- the LOC128883652 gene encoding uncharacterized protein LOC128883652 — protein MNLEASLNQKTKQPTNYSSTTPGYPATETVYPTQTRIQSSNSKYVPPSRRKLLLDADNATFQHDNLTYSAPRNMNNAKYNSTDSYSYHSRNKNNSFNSFQNSNNFGNDRWKITNPGNRQQKYTPGSKFSNASYNNKSFGMRQRESSTGTQWDVRDGRCWLSENPDEIFTKDKNKSVGINFNSYDAIPVDCTGRDNDKIVPINSFRETKGIHALLAENIDRVQYERPTPVQKYSIPTILAGRDLMACAQTGSGKTAAFLFPIITNMLNEGPPTNSSRFLRRNGKLPALPVTLVLSPTRELAVQIYEESKKFVYNTGIQTVVLYGGNDLKHQINMLENGCDICVATPGRLGDLVKRDKISFGLVKYLVLDEADRMLDMGFAPQIYSIVMQSDMPTSTQGRRTVMFSATFPTQIQKLALEFLHDYIFLTVGRTGATNDFITQNLIYANEKAKPNRLLNILSECKGGLMLVFVETKKKADLIEKFLIEFGLSAVAIHGDKTQHDREKALTSFRTGKKPILVATDVAARGLDIHNIEHVVNCDLPSRIDDYVHRIGRTGRAGNRGIATSFVNEKDRPVLRDLLGLLEDANQEVPSWFYDMVRTCTSAHRSFTYNSKSTYGKTFQVRGQRQDTFGGHDFRNSNRSGANSTALSTTRHFQPTSNNYHNSTSNSNQVNHLRTTEPQHRYVEATSHSKVDEEDGW, from the exons ATGAATCTGGAAGCATCATTAAATCAAAAAACTAAACAGCCAACTAATTATTCATCAACAACACCCGGATATCCAGCAACGGAGACAGTCTATCCAACTCAAACACGTATTCAATCCAGTAATTCAAAATATGTTCCTCCTAGTCGTCGTAAACTATTACTGGACGCCGATAATGCAACTTTTCAACATGACAATTTGACCT ATTCCGCACCAAGAAACATGAATAATGccaaatataattcaacagaTTCTTATAGCTATCATTcgcgtaacaaaaataacagttTCAACTCGTTTCAAAACTCCAATAATTTTGGTAATGATAgatggaaaattacaaatccTGGTAATagacaacaaaaatatacacctggaagcaaattttcaaatgcaTCGTATAATAACAAATCTTTTGGTATGCGTCAACGTGAGTCGAGCACTGGAACTCAGTGGGATGTTCGTGATGGGCGATGTTGGTTAAGTGAGAAT cctgatgaaatttttacaaaagataaaaataaatctgttgGAATCAACTTTAACTCGTATGATGCGATTCCCGTTGATTGTACGGGAAGagataatgataaaattgtcCCAATTAACTCTTTTCGTGAAACTAAGGGTATTCATGCGCTATTAGCTGAAAATATCGACCGGGTTCAATACGAGCGACCAACTCCCg TTCAAAAGTACTCAATTCCTACTATACTCGCAGGCCGTGATTTAATGGCTTGTGCACAAACGGGCTCAGGAAAAACTGCAGCTTTTTTGTTTCCTATTATTACCAATATGTTAAATGAGGGCCCTCCCACCAATTCATCTAGATTTTTACGTCGAAACGGAAAGTT ACCAGCATTACCTGTCACATTAGTGTTATCTCCTACAAGAGAATTAGCCGTTCAAATTTACGAAGAATCAAAAAAGTTTGTCTACAACACAGGTATTCAAACGGTTGTTTTGTATGGTGGGAATGatttgaaacatcaaattaaCATGCTGGAAAATGGTTGCGATATTTGTGTTGCAACACCTGGACGTTTGGGTGATTTGGTGAAGcgagataaaatttcatttggtcTTGTTAAATATTTGGTTTTGGATGAAGCAGATCGCATGTTAGACATGGGTTTCGCTCctcaaatttattctatagtCATGCAATCCGATATGCCTACATCAACACAAGGGCGTCGTACAGTTATGTTTAGTGCGACATTTCCTActcaaattcaaaaattagcTTTGGAATTTCTTcatgattatatttttttaacagttgGCCGTACGGGTGCAACAAATGATTTTATAACTCAAAATCTTATTTATGCAAACGAAAAAGCAAAACCAAACagacttttaaatattttatccgaGTGTAAGGGAGGTTTAATGTTAGTGTttgttgaaacaaaaaaaaaggctgatctaatagaaaaatttttaattgagtTTGGTTTATCCGCTGTTGCTATTCATGGTGATAAAACACAACACGATCGAGAAAAAGCATTAACTTCGTTTCGTACTGGGAAAAAACCTATTTTAGTGGCAACAGATGTAGCAGCAAGAGGTTTAGATATTCATAATATTGAACATGTCGTCAATTGTGATTTACCTTCACGCATTGATGATTATGTACACcg GATTGGACGTACTGGGCGTGCTGGAAATCGAGGCATTGCTACAAGCTTTGTTAATGAAAAAGATCGTCCCGTTCTACGAGATTTATTGGGTCTCTTGGAAGATGCTAATCAAGAAGTTCCTTCTTGGTTTTATGATATGGTTCGTACTTGTACTTCTGCCCATCGTTCTTTTACTTATAATTCCAAGTCAACATATGGAAAAACGTTTCAAGTACGAGGACAACGACAAG ATACTTTCGGCGGACATGATTTTAGAAACAGCAATCGTTCTGGAGCCAATTCCACAGCACTCTCAACGACACGGCATTTTCAGCcaacaagtaataattatcataatagTACTAGTAATTCAAATCAAG TTAATCATCTTCGTACGACAGAACCACAACATCGATACGTTGAAGCAACATCGCATAGCAAAGTAGATGAGGAAGATGGCTggtaa
- the LOC128883869 gene encoding staphylococcal nuclease domain-containing protein 1-like isoform X2: MKWLYGTVAQVLSGDTILLVGTPKMGPPPERLVTISLIVAPKVANKTKTYENPDQPFGYHSREFLRKLLIGKSVKYAIHGIINGKEYARILLDNDRDIGTIMVEAGMAKIGYFQKKTENPSDEQYYNSLVAAEEKAKENSRGLWTKDMNERLTAVRVINWLFLNPPNTKTFAEKYLHEILPAIVEVVRTSGSYRVYFPENTTYISLSLSGYNPNGFKINNNETGEQAIQWEPFGLEGKYFASQRILNHDLHVRIEGCDDFGNVYGTFIHPNGNLTSLLLRNGFGRVNERTVSLTENGSELREAQHSAQTNRLRIWQDFDFCQTSVAGKKEYFARVIEVISGDCILAADLHDFTLGITPGVRLYLASIRCPRLGNRNRDEEPWSFEAKEFVRRRLIGKRVKILVEYIKKITSTPGETRNFPIPSDNSNQMHFVSILLDNEKTNLSEQLVFKGLATVLPDYGDSIASNYDILKKKQEEAKEKKLGMYSTDKPAKRRVNDISGSSNAHIAKHFQGSFKRMGSVSGIIEYVMSATRYKIFIPSESVIITFLLAGVRAPIENKNDALKGITELGIAQESHQYAIHQYLQRPVEISIQSCGRGGAFVGLAWYAKEAIAVDLVRQGYSTIFGRVPSVIQNQLEEAQRAAMGQSLGVWSGDVDVEDILDCDNDSDTQNKSLLNKNLIPDYLRDPCLVSIIYASNINDFYVQKLDSKQVETFHSELAEYISRKQGGTRKISWAALQKGSVVLCQFSEDKQKKRK; encoded by the exons ATGAAGTGGCTTTATGGGACAGTTGCTCAAGTTCTTTCCGGAGACACAATTTTACTCGTTGGTACTCCAAAAA TGGGACCTCCTCCAGAAAGGCTAgttacaatttctttaattgttGCACCAAAAGTtgctaataaaacgaaaacatATGAAAACCCTGACCAG CCGTTTGGATATCACTCTAGAGAATTTCTTCGTAAACTTCttattggaaaaagtgttAAATACGCGATTCACGGGATCATTAATGGAAAAGAATACGCTAGAATTTTACTTGACAATGATCGAGATATTGGAACGATCATGGTGGAAGCAGGAATGGCTAAAATtggttattttcaaaaaaaaacagaaaatccTAGTGATGAGCAATACTATAATAGCTTGGTAGCGGCTGAAGAAAAAGCTAAAGAAAATAGTCGTGGTCTCTGGACTAAAGATATGAATGAAAGACTGACAGCAGTTCGAGTCATTAACTGGTTGTTCCTCAACCCACCTAACACCAAAACAtttgcagaaaaatatttacatgaaatCTTACCCGCTATTGTTGAGGTCGTAAGAACGTCTGGAAGTTATCGCGTGTATTTCCCGGAAAACACTACCTATATATCCCTTTCCTTGTCTGGTTATAATCCGAACGGATTCAAAATCAACAATAATGAAACAGGGGAACAAGCCATTCAATGGGAACCATTTGGACttgaaggaaaatatttcgcTTCACAACGTATTTTGAATCATGATTTGCATGTACGCATTGAAGGTTGTGATGATTTTGGAAATGTTTACGGTACATTTATTCATCCTAATGGCAATCTTACTTCACTACTACTACGTAATGGGTTTGGAAGAGTGAATGAACGAACCGTCTCTTTAACTGAAAATGGCTCCGAATTACGAGAAGCGCAGCATAGCGCACAAACAAATCGATTGAGAATATGGCAAGATTTCGATTTTTGTCAAACAAGCGTCgctggaaaaaaagaatattttgctCGTGTTATTGAAGTCATTTCTGGAGACTGTATTCTTGCTGCCGATCTTCATGATTTCACGTTGGGCATCACCCCGGGTGTTCGATTATATTTAGCCTCTATTCG GTGTCCTCGCCTTGGTAATCGCAATCGAGATGAAGAACCTTGGAGTTTTGAGGCGAAAGAATTTGTACGAAGGAGGCTTATAGGAAAACGCGTCAAAATTTTggttgaatatattaaaaagataACGTCCACACCAGGAGAAACGCGAAATTTTCCTATACCTTCCGATAACTCAA ACCAAATGCATTTTGTATCGATTCTTCTGGataatgaaaaaacaaatttatcagAACAACTTGTTTTCAAAGGGCTTGCTACAGTTCTTCCCGATTATGGGGACTCTATTGCGAGTAATTATGacatcttaaaaaaaaaacaggaagaggctaaagagaaaaaattggGAATGTATAG CACTGACAAACCAGCAAAACGTCGAGTCAATGATATCTCGGGTTCGTCCAACGCACATATCGCAAAACATTTTCAGGGATCCTTTAAACGAATGGGATCTGTTTCAGGAATTATTGAATACGTTATGAGCGCTACACGTTACAAAATCTTTATACCTTCTGAATCGGTTATTATCACCTTTTTATTAGCTGGCGTTCGCGCCCctatcgaaaacaaaaatgatgcTTTGAAAGGCATAACGGAATTGGGAATAGCACAAGAATCTCATCAATATGCAATTCATCAGTATTTGCAGCGACccgttgaaatttcaattcaaagtTGTGGACGAGGAGGAGCTTTTGTGGGACTGGCGTGGTATGCAAAGGAAGCTATAGCGGTTGATTTAGTACGTCAAGGTTACTCTACAATTTTCGGCCGTGTTCCATCGGTAATACAAAACCAACTAGAGGAGGCCCAAAGAGCAGCCATGGGACAAAGTTTAGGTGTATGGAGTGGTGACGTCGATGTGGAGGATATTTTAGATTGTGACAACGATTCAGACACACAAAACAAATctttacttaataaaaatttaattccagaTTATTTACGTGATCCATGTTTAGTTTCCATTATTTACGCTAGCAATATCAACGATTTTTATGTTCAAAAACTGGACAGTAAACAAGTAgaaacatttcattcagaaTTAGCGGAATATATATCAAGGAAACAAGGAGGAACAAGGAAGATTAGTTGGGCAGCGTTACAGAAAGGAAGTGTCGTTTTATGTCAATTCTCTGAAGACAAACAG aaaaagagaaaataa
- the LOC128883877 gene encoding doublecortin domain-containing protein-like isoform X2 — protein sequence MLHYYCNDEKNIPHNLENNDQDIGFPVYLINKKFQCFPRKYFHHRNVWERLTDYQLYTGIHKERFDEFGNGRGLAGREYVYLHDGMTESPSRTHEVFSSSIRYPRQPVVEPGMLGIQRFGVQTITPKLMWLYRNGDKHHAGSPYFLKSHVKTMQFFYQEATKVVEPIAGPVRKIYDQNLNVVSRLEDIIEGGKYLCSSGELPANTNRLEKFLSEWVIHTT from the exons ATGcttcattattattgtaatgatgaaaaaaacattccacacaatttagaaaataatgacCAAGACATTGGGTTCCCtgtttatttgataaataaaaagtttcaatgttttcctcgtaaatattttcatcatcGAAATGTATGGGAACGCTTGACGGATTATCAGTTATATACG gGAATCCACAAAGAACGATTTGACGAATTTGGAAATGGACGGGGATTAGCAGGACGAGAATATGTCTATTTACATGATGGAATGACAGAAAGTCCATCACGAACGCATGAAGTATTTTCATCGTCTATTCGTTATC CTCGTCAGCCCGTTGTTGAACCGGGAATGCTGGGAATTCAACGTTTCGGGGTTCAAACTATTACTCCTAAACTTATGTGGCTTTATAg GAACGGGGATAAACATCATGCTGGATCACcttattttttgaaatctcATGTAAAAACAATGCAATTCTTTTACCAAGAAGCTACTAAA GTTGTGGAACCTATAGCAGGGCCAGTACGAAAAATTTATGATCAAAATCTAAACGTGGTATCAAGACTAGAAGACATTATTGAAGGAGGCAAATATCTTTGTTCTTCAG GTGAACTTCCTGCAAACACTAAtcgtttagaaaaatttttaagtgaATGGGTTATTCATACAACTTGA